A stretch of Chloroflexota bacterium DNA encodes these proteins:
- a CDS encoding ABC transporter permease subunit, with amino-acid sequence MARPPRLLRTEQPLHRPLTWGDVLALLLVAVLLYVGVRLAFGAPVVVEGPTISLKPTALPWYAVLSVGRMLAAYALSMLFTLTYGRWAAYSRRAESVLIPLLDVLQSVPILSFLPVVLLSLSAILPEKMAAELASVVLIFTSQVWNLTFAWYQSLKTIPQELREAGTIFRFNGWLRFKALELPFAAISLIWNSMMSWAGGWFFLMAAEIFTVGQRDFRLPGLGAYLQEAANQGNVGSILWGVGTLVLVVVALDQLVWRPLLAWSDRFKLEMVEGEEPPASWFHDAVRQSRLADWFARAVLHPISERLDGYLVRRFPARDALAQDGRKASWPGRVLVVLAGAALLYGAYRAALLLFAVPPAQWLHILEGVGATLLRVGVALTVALAWTIPVGVAIGTNRRIAAWLQPIVQIAASVPATALFPVLLLALIGVSGGLEVAAVLLMLMGTQWYLLFNIIAGASAIPQDLRYTTTLLGLGRWERWRTLILPALFPYIITGAITASGGAWNASIVAEHVEFAGRTLKTIGIGALIAESTGTGDYPLLLAATLSMVFAVVLINRLVWRRFYRLAEERYRME; translated from the coding sequence TCTCGCTGAAGCCGACGGCGCTGCCCTGGTATGCTGTGCTGTCGGTGGGCCGCATGTTGGCCGCCTACGCGCTGTCCATGCTGTTTACGCTGACCTACGGGCGCTGGGCCGCGTACAGCCGCCGTGCCGAGTCGGTGCTCATCCCCTTGCTGGATGTGCTGCAGAGCGTGCCCATTCTGTCGTTCCTGCCGGTAGTGCTCTTGAGTTTGAGCGCCATCTTGCCCGAGAAGATGGCGGCGGAACTGGCTTCCGTTGTCCTCATCTTCACCAGCCAGGTGTGGAACTTGACCTTCGCGTGGTACCAGTCGCTGAAGACGATCCCGCAGGAACTGCGCGAGGCCGGCACCATCTTCCGTTTCAACGGCTGGCTGCGATTCAAGGCGCTGGAACTGCCTTTCGCGGCGATCAGCCTGATATGGAACAGCATGATGAGTTGGGCGGGCGGGTGGTTCTTCCTGATGGCCGCGGAGATCTTCACCGTGGGCCAGCGCGACTTTCGTCTGCCCGGCCTGGGCGCGTATCTCCAAGAGGCAGCCAATCAAGGCAATGTAGGCTCTATCCTGTGGGGCGTGGGGACGCTAGTGTTGGTGGTTGTGGCGCTGGATCAACTCGTTTGGCGGCCACTGCTTGCGTGGTCTGACCGGTTCAAACTGGAAATGGTGGAAGGCGAGGAGCCGCCCGCATCGTGGTTCCACGACGCGGTGCGCCAATCGCGCCTTGCCGACTGGTTTGCTAGGGCCGTCTTGCACCCCATCAGCGAGCGGCTGGACGGGTATCTTGTCCGCCGTTTCCCGGCGCGGGATGCACTGGCGCAGGACGGGCGGAAGGCATCGTGGCCGGGGCGTGTGCTTGTCGTACTGGCGGGCGCTGCGCTGCTGTACGGGGCCTACCGCGCGGCGCTTCTGCTGTTTGCTGTTCCGCCAGCACAGTGGCTTCATATCCTGGAAGGAGTCGGGGCGACCCTGCTGCGGGTGGGAGTAGCGCTGACGGTGGCGCTGGCGTGGACGATCCCCGTGGGCGTGGCCATCGGCACCAATCGGCGCATTGCCGCCTGGCTCCAGCCGATTGTGCAGATTGCGGCGTCGGTGCCAGCAACGGCGTTGTTTCCTGTGCTGCTGCTGGCGCTCATTGGCGTGTCAGGTGGGCTGGAGGTGGCGGCTGTCCTCTTGATGCTGATGGGCACGCAGTGGTATCTGCTGTTCAACATCATCGCGGGGGCCTCGGCCATTCCGCAGGACTTGAGATACACCACAACACTGCTGGGGCTTGGGCGATGGGAACGCTGGCGCACGTTGATCTTGCCCGCGCTGTTCCCGTACATCATCACCGGTGCGATTACGGCCAGTGGCGGGGCCTGGAACGCCAGCATTGTGGCCGAGCACGTGGAGTTTGCCGGCCGCACCTTGAAGACCATTGGCATCGGCGCGCTGATCGCCGAATCCACCGGCACGGGCGACTATCCGCTGCTCCTGGCCGCCACGCTGTCCATGGTGTTCGCGGTGGTTCTCATCAATCGGCTTGTCTGGCGCCGGTTCTATCGCCTGGCCGAAGAACGATATCGGATGGAGTAA